The Equus asinus isolate D_3611 breed Donkey chromosome 4, EquAss-T2T_v2, whole genome shotgun sequence genome has a segment encoding these proteins:
- the RASD2 gene encoding GTP-binding protein Rhes — protein sequence MMKTLSSGNCALSVPAKNSYRMVVLGASRVGKSSIVSRFLNGRFDDQYTPTIEDFHRKVYNIRGDMYQLDILDTSGNHPFPAMRRLSILTGDVFILVFSLDNRESFDEVKRLQKQILEVKSCLKNKTKEAAELPMVICGNKNDHGELCRQVPATEAELLVSGDENCAYFEVSAKKNTNVDEMFYVLFSMAKLPHEMSPALHRKISVQYGDAFHPRPFCMRRVKEMDAYGMVSPFARRPSVNSDLKYIKAKVLREGQARERDKCTIQ from the exons ATGATGAAGACCTTGTCCAGCGGCAACTGCGCGCTCAGCGTGCCCGCCAAAAACTCCTACCGCATGGTGGTGCTGGGCGCCTCGCGGGTGGGCAAGAGCTCCATCGTCTCCCGCTTCCTCAACGGCCGCTTCGACGACCAGTACACGCCCACCATCGAGGACTTCCACCGCAAGGTCTACAACATCCGTGGGGACATGTACCAGCTGGACATCCTGGACACGTCCGGCAACCACCCCTTCCCCGCCATGCGCAGGCTCTCCATCCTTACAG GCGACGTCTTCATCCTGGTGTTCAGCCTGGATAACCGGGAGTCCTTCGACGAGGTCAAGCGGCTCCAGAAGCAGATCCTGGAGGTCAAGTCGTGCCTGAAGAACAAGACCAAGGAGGCGGCCGAGCTGCCCATGGTCATCTGCGGCAACAAGAACGACCACGGCGAGCTCTGCCGCCAGGTGCCCGCCACCGAGGCCGAGCTGCTGGTGTCGGGCGACGAGAACTGCGCCTACTTCGAGGTGTCGGCCAAGAAGAACACCAACGTGGACGAGATGTTCTACGTGCTCTTCAGCATGGCCAAGCTGCCGCACGAGATGAGCCCGGCCCTGCACCGCAAGATCTCCGTGCAGTACGGCGACGCCTTCCACCCCAGGCCGTTCTGCATGCGCCGCGTCAAGGAGATGGACGCCTACGGCATGGTGTCACCCTTCGCCCGCCGGCCCAGCGTCAACAGTGACCTCAAGTACATCAAGGCCAAGGTCCTTCGGGAGGGCCAGGCCCGAGAGCGGGACAAGTGCACCATCCAGTGa